A section of the Acidobacterium capsulatum ATCC 51196 genome encodes:
- a CDS encoding rhamnogalacturonan acetylesterase has protein sequence MAWAAPGQSYRLSCSPHPGHGFQTLAGTGYAAAGYGFDLGPSPDISVAGCTAGQPFYLSVKEPEGNFLVTVTLGNAKAAAVTAVKAEARRLMVFPLATQPGQFVTRRFVVHTRTPFITPTEQVHRKPREMGDLDWDHKLTLEFTGEHASFRRVTVTPIDVPTIYLAGDSTVVDQQKAPWAAWGQMLPAFFNDKVSVANEAESGETIRSFVSEKRLDKVMSTMRAGDYLFIQFAHNDQKPGRGFVPIPQYKQLLRHYIALARSKGAHPVLVTSMNRLAFNPKGQIVQTLGDYPHAMRQVARQQHVPLIDLNAMSKTLFEAMGPQETLKAFVHFPANTFPDQPKPLADNTHFTSYGALELAKCVVQGIREDHLPIAKDIRHGVPLFRPAHPDPFSVWTLPPDPFVSGQTPYER, from the coding sequence ATGGCCTGGGCCGCTCCTGGCCAGTCGTACCGGCTCAGCTGCTCGCCACATCCCGGGCATGGGTTCCAGACTCTTGCGGGCACGGGTTATGCAGCGGCTGGGTACGGATTCGATCTGGGGCCATCACCGGATATTTCCGTAGCGGGATGCACGGCCGGCCAGCCGTTTTATCTCTCTGTCAAAGAGCCTGAGGGGAACTTTCTGGTGACGGTGACACTGGGCAACGCGAAGGCTGCTGCCGTGACCGCGGTGAAGGCCGAAGCGCGGCGTCTGATGGTCTTTCCCCTCGCCACGCAGCCCGGTCAGTTCGTTACGCGCCGCTTTGTGGTTCATACGCGTACGCCCTTCATCACGCCCACAGAGCAGGTACACCGCAAGCCGCGTGAGATGGGCGATCTGGATTGGGACCACAAGCTCACCCTGGAATTCACGGGTGAGCATGCGAGCTTCCGCCGCGTCACGGTGACGCCCATCGATGTCCCCACCATTTATTTAGCGGGCGACTCCACGGTGGTCGATCAACAGAAAGCACCTTGGGCGGCTTGGGGGCAGATGCTTCCGGCGTTCTTCAATGACAAGGTGTCTGTCGCCAATGAGGCGGAGTCTGGCGAGACGATTCGCAGCTTTGTCAGTGAAAAGCGGCTGGACAAGGTGATGAGCACCATGCGTGCGGGCGATTATCTTTTCATCCAGTTTGCGCACAACGACCAGAAGCCTGGTCGCGGCTTTGTGCCCATACCGCAATACAAGCAATTGCTGCGGCACTATATTGCGCTGGCGCGCAGCAAGGGCGCGCATCCTGTTCTGGTTACTTCGATGAATCGCCTCGCCTTCAATCCCAAAGGGCAGATTGTTCAGACACTGGGGGATTATCCCCATGCCATGCGCCAGGTGGCCCGGCAGCAGCATGTGCCGTTGATCGATCTGAACGCGATGAGCAAAACGCTCTTTGAAGCCATGGGGCCACAGGAAACGCTCAAGGCGTTCGTGCATTTCCCGGCCAATACTTTTCCTGACCAGCCGAAGCCGCTGGCCGACAACACGCACTTTACCAGTTATGGAGCGCTGGAGTTGGCCAAGTGCGTGGTGCAGGGGATTCGCGAAGATCACCTGCCCATTGCCAAGGACATCCGGCACGGTGTCCCGCTATTCCGGCCCGCGCATCCCGATCCGTTTTCGGTGTGGACGCTGCCGCCCGATCCATTTGTTTCCGGACAAACTCCTTACGAGCGCTGA
- a CDS encoding GH92 family glycosyl hydrolase yields the protein MQISSLIPKLALACASLMLCLSITAACAAQKNQPVNYVNGLVGTAPLDRQSLIGNAPPPGELLYSGFTSPGAALPQSEVRLSPINENLDLMYPAGVRSQYYYPKRMIYGFSTEVDEDGPILMPMVGNWTVPPERSASVYDKSRELSSPGYYSVYLDDFHTLAEMTVTQWTGLFRFTFPASKKAHIILDLGRSGGSVEIVDDHTLRGRMDDGAYFVAVFSRPFAESGVFRQMPPKNENYPLLGFSDVRPDQKDISGNFAGAYLRFVTTQDEQVLVKVATGVSYEQAEQRLTQEDPSWDFNRVHAAARAAWASKLNRVRVEGGTAKQKMLFYSCLYHSFDSPRLVAGKGAQFIGNDGKIHTAQHDRYGEIPFWDTGRNQVVLLMMLEPKIMASILRSQLDMARENGYMGTSFHGDHADLVYLGAWERGIPFDHEAVYRYLYKNATDPKGPRPYLAEYEKQGWISDYIPKGNPDPPYAGGKAGVATTLEYSWDDHALALYAQRLGKQADYQRFLRRSHNYRNVFDSQDGFMRGRLADGQWITPFDPEEPYYNFMMKEASGWGTLWLVPHDVQGLINLLGGREKFDAKLDQFFSTPYHPQGICRDCTGVIGQYVQGNQPDQQAAYYYDWGGQPWKTQKLAREIMRLMYGSDASGYAFPGMDDQGSTSSWYVMSAMGFYPVDPSSPDYILGSPIFRKTTIEMGNGYTFMIVARHNSAANIYIQSATLNGKPWKKPWFSWDDIRDGAVLTLTMGPHPNLRWGSAPADAPPSMSAPK from the coding sequence ATGCAGATCTCTTCATTGATTCCGAAGCTGGCGCTGGCCTGCGCATCGCTGATGCTGTGCTTGTCGATCACCGCGGCGTGCGCGGCGCAGAAAAATCAGCCCGTGAATTATGTCAACGGTCTTGTGGGAACCGCACCACTCGACAGGCAAAGCCTGATCGGCAATGCGCCTCCTCCGGGAGAGTTACTCTATTCCGGATTCACCTCGCCCGGTGCGGCGCTCCCGCAGAGCGAAGTAAGACTCTCTCCGATCAATGAGAATCTTGATTTGATGTATCCGGCCGGTGTGCGCTCGCAATACTACTATCCCAAGCGCATGATCTACGGATTCTCGACGGAAGTAGATGAAGACGGCCCCATTCTGATGCCGATGGTTGGCAACTGGACCGTGCCGCCCGAGCGTAGCGCCTCGGTTTATGACAAGAGCAGGGAACTATCTTCCCCCGGCTACTACAGCGTCTATCTGGATGACTTTCACACACTCGCCGAGATGACGGTCACGCAATGGACCGGGTTGTTCCGTTTCACTTTCCCAGCATCAAAGAAGGCGCACATCATTCTTGATCTGGGACGCTCCGGCGGCAGCGTCGAAATTGTGGATGATCACACGCTGCGCGGACGCATGGATGACGGCGCGTATTTTGTAGCAGTCTTCTCGCGCCCCTTTGCAGAATCCGGCGTCTTTCGCCAGATGCCTCCGAAGAATGAAAACTACCCGCTGCTTGGCTTCAGCGATGTAAGGCCGGATCAAAAAGATATCTCAGGAAACTTTGCCGGTGCTTATTTGCGCTTTGTCACGACACAGGATGAGCAGGTGCTGGTCAAGGTTGCCACCGGCGTCAGCTATGAGCAGGCGGAGCAGAGATTGACGCAGGAGGATCCCAGTTGGGATTTCAACCGCGTTCATGCGGCGGCGCGTGCCGCATGGGCCAGCAAACTGAACCGCGTGCGCGTCGAGGGCGGTACTGCGAAGCAGAAGATGCTCTTTTACTCCTGCCTCTATCACTCCTTTGACAGCCCGCGTCTCGTGGCGGGCAAAGGCGCGCAGTTTATCGGGAACGACGGCAAAATACACACGGCTCAGCATGATCGCTATGGTGAAATTCCTTTCTGGGATACAGGCCGCAATCAGGTCGTATTGCTCATGATGTTGGAGCCGAAAATCATGGCTAGCATTCTGCGGTCGCAGCTCGACATGGCTCGCGAGAATGGCTACATGGGTACTTCATTTCACGGCGATCATGCGGACCTGGTCTATCTGGGCGCGTGGGAGCGCGGCATTCCGTTCGACCACGAGGCGGTGTATCGCTATCTCTACAAAAATGCCACGGACCCGAAGGGCCCGCGTCCCTATCTTGCCGAATATGAGAAGCAAGGCTGGATCTCGGACTATATCCCGAAGGGTAATCCTGATCCGCCGTACGCCGGCGGCAAGGCCGGTGTGGCAACCACGCTCGAATATAGCTGGGACGATCACGCCCTCGCGCTTTATGCACAACGCCTCGGCAAGCAGGCGGATTATCAGCGCTTCCTCCGCAGGTCACACAATTACAGGAATGTCTTTGACTCGCAGGATGGCTTCATGCGCGGCCGGCTTGCCGATGGGCAGTGGATCACGCCATTTGATCCCGAGGAGCCGTACTACAACTTCATGATGAAAGAGGCTTCCGGTTGGGGAACGCTCTGGCTGGTGCCGCATGACGTGCAGGGGCTGATCAACCTGCTCGGTGGCCGCGAGAAATTTGATGCCAAGCTCGACCAGTTCTTCAGCACTCCCTATCACCCCCAGGGCATTTGCCGCGACTGCACCGGAGTGATCGGGCAATACGTGCAGGGCAATCAGCCCGATCAGCAGGCCGCTTACTACTACGACTGGGGCGGGCAGCCATGGAAGACGCAGAAACTGGCCCGCGAAATTATGCGCCTCATGTACGGCAGTGATGCGTCGGGGTACGCATTCCCCGGAATGGACGATCAGGGCTCCACTTCATCGTGGTATGTCATGAGCGCGATGGGTTTTTATCCGGTCGATCCGTCCAGCCCAGACTACATTCTGGGCAGCCCGATTTTCAGAAAGACCACCATCGAGATGGGGAACGGCTACACATTCATGATTGTGGCCCGCCATAACTCCGCCGCGAACATCTATATCCAGTCCGCGACCCTCAACGGCAAGCCGTGGAAAAAGCCCTGGTTCAGTTGGGACGACATTCGCGACGGCGCTGTTCTCACGCTCACCATGGGGCCTCATCCTAACCTGCGGTGGGGCTCAGCTCCGGCCGATGCCCCGCCATCCATGTCCGCACCGAAGTAG
- a CDS encoding WD40/YVTN/BNR-like repeat-containing protein, with amino-acid sequence MTKRVYAFLFVVASIALTLPVVLLAQAQNKSPVSRQTLLSKMKWRSVGPSIGGRVITVDGVPSRPDLFYAGTVGGGVWKSTNDGISWQNITDGKLPGDSASIGALAVAPSNQNIIYIGTGEDDIRNDMIPGDGIYKSTDAGKTWTAAGLSDTHTIAKLVVDPKDPQVVYAASMGHVFVPGSHRGIFKTTDGGKTWKKILFVDNKTGAIDLVMDPQDHNTIYATMWQAQRMPWGLNDGGPGSGLYKSTDGGAHWTNISRHPGLPQGILGRIGVSVVASHPSVVYVIVQAKGGGVFRSDDAGATWKRVNSEWKLRQRGFYYTAIYADPKDPNTIYVPNVDALFVSRDAGKTFSKLKTPHGDNHVVWINPDNTKILLEGNDGGVTVSRDGGKSWSSVHNQPTGQFYHVNLDDQFPFHIYGAQQDEGSIEGPSAYPGGIPLGVWHDVARGESTVVVPQPNDPAITYGSDYFSIFVKYSLKDHQFQSVSPWPYYLSDGSSRQKYRFGWTHPILFSPTDQSELLIGAQYVLRSDDYGRTWKRISPDLTRNDPATEIPSGGSIDLDQSGAEIYPIISSIAVSPLDGNLIWAGSDDGLVHVTTDGGKSWKLVTPPALPDCEISSIEPSHFHKDTAYMTAWRYMWDDYRPFVYKTTDLGHDWTLITHGLPANQFAYVIRQDPHNAKLFFLGTYSSVYVSFDGAASWQPLKLNLPTAEVRDIAINSRQGDVVAATHGRAFWVLDNLKLLEQLTESQTVTANSSAVFAPQDAWLTHDYGTAHHGSTGYNPPFGATVFFHVPSDYDGKTPISLAFFNPQGQLVRKFALHLETPEQKAQKAGKLTPRQKAHLTEDESGEDASLQMNKDLALLTAISPGMNRFHWDLRYPYAVPVTGYHIPEPEGDLANMLGGPTVVPGKYTVVLDYGGHKTQQTFLVRLDPRLPVTQQDLEAELAFGLKVQNQLNALDVQLNRAIAAKDQLQKAVAAHTLSKAAATPALDTLDQSIESVLQTKIDSTEGDLLHPNKLRSLIAYVAEDVNWAFARPTPAQYAVYQALEPRAIAAEQSLKAATAKAEQLLH; translated from the coding sequence ATGACTAAGCGTGTCTACGCCTTTTTGTTTGTGGTTGCCTCGATTGCCCTTACACTCCCGGTTGTCCTTTTGGCTCAGGCCCAGAACAAGTCTCCGGTCTCTAGGCAAACGCTCCTCAGCAAGATGAAGTGGCGCTCCGTGGGACCTTCGATTGGTGGCCGAGTGATCACGGTCGACGGGGTTCCTTCGCGGCCCGATCTCTTCTATGCCGGCACTGTTGGGGGCGGCGTCTGGAAGAGCACAAACGACGGCATCTCGTGGCAGAACATCACCGACGGCAAGCTGCCCGGCGATAGCGCCAGCATCGGTGCGCTGGCCGTCGCACCGTCCAATCAGAACATCATTTATATCGGTACCGGCGAAGACGACATCCGCAATGACATGATTCCCGGCGACGGCATCTACAAGTCTACCGATGCCGGCAAAACCTGGACGGCCGCCGGGCTCAGCGACACCCACACCATCGCAAAGCTTGTCGTCGATCCCAAAGACCCGCAAGTGGTTTACGCCGCTAGCATGGGGCACGTCTTTGTCCCGGGCTCGCACCGCGGCATCTTCAAGACCACAGACGGCGGCAAGACCTGGAAGAAAATCCTCTTCGTCGATAACAAGACCGGCGCGATTGATCTGGTCATGGACCCGCAGGATCACAACACCATCTATGCCACCATGTGGCAGGCGCAGCGCATGCCCTGGGGCCTAAATGACGGCGGCCCCGGCAGCGGTCTCTACAAGTCCACCGATGGCGGCGCGCACTGGACGAACATCAGCCGTCATCCCGGCCTGCCGCAGGGTATTCTTGGCCGTATCGGCGTCTCCGTGGTCGCCAGCCATCCCAGCGTGGTCTACGTCATTGTGCAGGCCAAGGGCGGCGGTGTCTTTCGCTCAGACGATGCCGGAGCCACCTGGAAGCGCGTCAACAGCGAGTGGAAGCTGCGCCAGCGCGGCTTTTATTACACGGCCATCTACGCAGATCCTAAAGATCCCAATACTATCTATGTTCCCAATGTGGACGCGCTCTTCGTCTCGCGCGATGCTGGCAAGACCTTCTCAAAGCTGAAGACGCCACACGGCGACAACCACGTCGTCTGGATCAATCCGGATAACACCAAAATTCTACTGGAGGGCAACGACGGCGGAGTGACCGTCTCGCGTGACGGCGGCAAAAGCTGGAGCAGCGTGCACAACCAGCCCACCGGCCAGTTCTACCACGTCAATCTTGACGATCAGTTTCCCTTCCACATCTATGGCGCGCAGCAGGATGAGGGCTCCATCGAAGGCCCGAGCGCGTATCCTGGCGGCATTCCGCTCGGTGTCTGGCATGATGTTGCGCGCGGTGAAAGCACAGTCGTGGTGCCGCAGCCCAATGACCCTGCTATCACCTACGGCAGCGATTATTTCAGCATCTTCGTCAAGTACAGTCTCAAAGATCATCAGTTCCAAAGCGTAAGCCCGTGGCCCTACTACCTCAGCGATGGCTCTTCGCGGCAGAAGTACCGTTTCGGCTGGACGCATCCCATCCTGTTCTCGCCTACCGATCAATCCGAGCTGCTCATCGGCGCGCAGTATGTGCTGCGCAGCGATGATTATGGCCGCACATGGAAGCGCATCTCGCCCGATCTCACGCGCAACGATCCTGCAACGGAGATTCCCAGCGGTGGCTCAATTGATCTCGATCAATCCGGCGCGGAGATCTACCCCATCATCTCTTCCATCGCGGTGTCTCCGCTCGATGGCAATTTGATTTGGGCTGGCTCCGATGATGGGCTCGTGCATGTCACCACCGATGGCGGCAAATCCTGGAAGCTCGTAACGCCGCCCGCGCTGCCTGACTGCGAAATCAGTTCCATCGAACCCTCGCACTTCCATAAAGACACCGCCTACATGACCGCGTGGCGTTACATGTGGGACGACTATCGCCCCTTCGTCTACAAGACCACCGATCTGGGCCATGACTGGACCCTGATCACCCACGGCCTGCCTGCCAACCAGTTCGCCTATGTCATCCGGCAAGATCCGCACAACGCAAAGCTATTCTTCCTGGGCACCTACAGCAGCGTTTACGTGAGCTTTGATGGCGCAGCCAGTTGGCAGCCGCTCAAGCTCAATTTGCCCACCGCCGAGGTGCGCGACATCGCCATCAACTCGCGTCAGGGCGATGTGGTGGCCGCTACGCATGGCCGTGCCTTCTGGGTGCTCGATAACCTCAAGCTGCTCGAGCAACTCACCGAATCACAAACAGTGACCGCAAACAGCAGCGCCGTTTTCGCGCCACAGGACGCATGGCTCACGCACGACTACGGCACTGCGCATCACGGTAGCACCGGCTACAATCCGCCCTTTGGGGCGACGGTCTTCTTCCACGTTCCTTCTGATTACGATGGCAAGACGCCCATCTCGCTCGCTTTCTTTAATCCGCAGGGGCAGCTCGTGCGCAAGTTTGCGCTGCATCTTGAAACGCCAGAACAAAAGGCGCAGAAAGCTGGCAAACTCACCCCCAGGCAGAAGGCACACCTCACGGAAGATGAGAGCGGGGAAGACGCATCGCTCCAGATGAACAAAGACCTCGCTCTGCTCACCGCTATCTCGCCCGGCATGAATCGCTTCCACTGGGATTTACGCTACCCCTATGCCGTGCCGGTCACGGGCTATCACATTCCCGAGCCCGAGGGAGATCTCGCAAATATGCTTGGTGGCCCCACCGTGGTCCCTGGCAAATACACCGTCGTTCTCGATTACGGCGGCCATAAGACGCAGCAGACATTCCTGGTGCGGCTTGATCCGCGCCTACCCGTCACCCAGCAGGATCTTGAAGCGGAGCTGGCCTTCGGACTGAAGGTGCAGAATCAACTCAATGCGCTCGATGTGCAGCTCAATCGCGCCATCGCGGCAAAGGATCAGTTGCAGAAGGCGGTCGCCGCGCACACCCTTAGCAAGGCTGCTGCCACTCCCGCCCTCGACACACTCGATCAGTCGATTGAAAGCGTGCTACAAACAAAGATCGACTCCACTGAGGGCGATCTTCTGCATCCGAACAAGCTGCGCAGTCTCATCGCTTATGTTGCCGAAGATGTGAACTGGGCCTTTGCCCGTCCCACTCCGGCGCAGTATGCGGTCTACCAGGCGCTGGAGCCGC
- a CDS encoding TonB-dependent receptor: MQRSLLRFAGVFLLAFLLFAAASHAQEFRSTLTGQVTDSSGAVIKNASVTAVNNASGTSYTAKTSAKGVYYIPYVLPGTYTVTAKAEGFKSLVQDKVTLLAAQTFNQNFTLPVGAVDQQVVVSGAPPQLETATGSGGTVIGERELESLPVQGEQAYTLIGTTPGSQFTQTQFGTGGYHGTTGWDVTNSYTLGGGIVGNNQFTLNGTNITSQFGYDNHSPGEWTVSPNIDSISEINVMTNTYDARYGRTSGGTVNVVSKAGTNKYHASARYAYQGSIFNANTFENNLAGQPRQGEVQNQFWITAGGPVIHNKLFFFFAFEGYRQVLAGTTLEHVPPAYLRPGYNGNAGVDFSLVQKMDPAEFPDGLPIYQPGTAYCLDGGTATACNSDHVAQTEFPNDSLPASDINSTAAAVLKYIPLPNVPGTENLARGDNYIAHTPDLYSYNQPQIRVDYNLGEKTKMYSYFLWWKGTENRSQNGLTGIAANGNINHLREDWVATQDITHVFTPTLVGDFKASFDRFYESSPDGDLTHQTNPSAIGLGMPLPGSTSSEYLPEFGVSDNWGTGLVSGNTIFGNQENADVTNNYTLDIDFTKSAGAHNIEFGGEIDEFQYGGFPYSGGHPNGDFSFNSGWTQFNPHNQNCYQATPGGTNQCNSNQPNGSSLASFYLGDPGSGGVDWIDSIMEGYPVFAGYFQDNWRVNHRLTLNLGIRYDVQRGLRERHNALNRGLCLTCVNPLTNDATYQANVANSANDAAWQAAGIDPTTLQTVYGGVQFAGTNGQSRDAYNTDWSNVGPRIGFAFAVDPKTVIRGGYGIMYSYGLEGGSSIGFAQTTNYTASLDGGNTPTSYFQSGKPFSTGLLKPTGTSLGLLTDVGNGTIQADFPDRKIPMEQIVSFGVQRALPGNMVLDVKYAGNFSSRLRVNLWRNGVATLAALKAAQANPQIWDQQVPNPYYGVAAMSGPGQCGTSSTVEAIALILPGSQYCSPGGYGLVGQYNAPLGRNWYDGLEVKLDREATGRGPSFHLAYTYSKTINGDGYENGWPYQDPFQIHWLAGTDRTHVFSLTTVWNLPVGRGGWIATRPNRAVGVLINDWTLSGVFNAQSGTPVGLNTGYYYTCPSQSFRPKNGTSVGQGHWFNNDESCWRGIPQWGLMNLPGTTAQVRNPTIPSLNLSIQKTTAIWNNLKFQIRLDAFNALNSVLFGGPDTNPGDGPATFSPNAGWSGFGTVGPQQQNFPRQLQISGKVFF, translated from the coding sequence ATGCAAAGATCCCTCCTCCGGTTCGCCGGAGTCTTTCTTCTGGCGTTCCTTCTGTTCGCGGCTGCCAGCCATGCGCAGGAGTTTCGCTCCACACTCACCGGGCAGGTCACCGATTCGTCCGGTGCCGTCATCAAAAACGCCAGCGTAACGGCGGTCAACAACGCTTCGGGCACCAGCTACACGGCAAAGACGAGTGCAAAGGGTGTCTATTACATTCCCTACGTACTGCCGGGCACCTACACGGTGACGGCCAAAGCAGAGGGCTTCAAATCTCTGGTGCAAGACAAGGTGACGCTGCTCGCCGCCCAGACCTTCAATCAGAACTTCACCTTGCCGGTCGGCGCAGTCGATCAGCAGGTAGTCGTGAGCGGCGCGCCGCCCCAACTGGAGACAGCCACCGGTTCCGGCGGCACCGTCATCGGTGAGCGAGAACTTGAGAGCCTGCCCGTGCAGGGCGAACAGGCGTATACGCTGATCGGCACCACGCCCGGCAGCCAGTTCACGCAAACGCAGTTCGGCACTGGCGGCTATCACGGCACCACGGGCTGGGATGTCACCAACTCCTACACGCTCGGCGGCGGTATTGTCGGCAATAATCAGTTCACCCTGAACGGCACGAACATCACCAGCCAGTTCGGCTATGACAATCACTCGCCCGGTGAGTGGACCGTCTCGCCGAATATCGACAGCATCAGCGAAATCAATGTGATGACCAACACCTATGACGCCCGGTACGGACGCACGAGCGGCGGCACGGTGAACGTGGTGAGCAAGGCCGGCACGAACAAATATCACGCCTCGGCGCGCTATGCGTATCAGGGCTCCATCTTCAATGCGAACACCTTTGAGAACAATCTTGCCGGCCAGCCACGCCAGGGTGAAGTGCAAAATCAGTTCTGGATTACGGCAGGCGGCCCGGTCATCCACAATAAGCTCTTCTTCTTCTTTGCCTTTGAGGGCTACCGGCAGGTGCTGGCCGGCACTACGCTGGAGCATGTTCCGCCGGCCTATCTGCGCCCCGGGTACAACGGGAACGCCGGCGTGGATTTCAGCCTGGTGCAGAAGATGGACCCTGCGGAGTTTCCGGATGGGCTACCCATCTATCAGCCGGGCACAGCTTACTGTCTTGATGGCGGTACGGCGACGGCCTGCAACAGTGATCATGTGGCGCAGACCGAATTTCCAAATGACTCACTGCCTGCGAGCGATATCAATTCCACCGCTGCCGCTGTGCTCAAGTACATTCCTCTGCCCAATGTTCCGGGCACAGAGAATCTTGCGCGTGGCGACAACTACATCGCTCACACACCAGACTTGTATAGCTATAACCAGCCCCAGATTCGCGTCGACTATAACCTCGGCGAGAAGACCAAGATGTATAGCTACTTTCTCTGGTGGAAGGGAACCGAAAATCGCAGCCAGAACGGCCTCACCGGCATCGCTGCGAATGGCAACATCAACCATCTGCGCGAAGACTGGGTGGCCACGCAGGACATCACGCACGTTTTCACCCCTACGCTGGTGGGTGACTTCAAGGCTTCGTTTGACCGATTCTATGAGTCGTCTCCCGACGGCGATCTGACGCATCAGACTAACCCCAGTGCGATTGGGCTGGGCATGCCGTTGCCTGGCTCCACTTCTTCTGAATATCTTCCGGAATTTGGAGTTTCAGACAATTGGGGCACCGGACTGGTGAGTGGCAACACGATCTTCGGCAATCAGGAGAATGCCGATGTCACCAACAACTACACGCTCGATATCGATTTCACCAAGTCAGCGGGCGCACACAACATCGAGTTCGGCGGCGAAATCGACGAGTTCCAGTACGGCGGATTTCCGTACAGCGGAGGCCATCCAAATGGAGACTTCAGCTTCAACTCCGGTTGGACTCAGTTCAATCCGCACAATCAGAACTGCTACCAGGCGACGCCCGGCGGCACAAATCAATGTAACTCCAACCAGCCAAACGGCTCCTCACTGGCATCGTTTTATTTGGGTGATCCCGGCAGTGGCGGAGTGGATTGGATTGATTCCATCATGGAAGGCTATCCAGTCTTTGCCGGATACTTTCAGGACAACTGGCGTGTCAATCATCGCTTGACGCTGAACCTTGGCATTCGCTATGACGTGCAGCGTGGTTTGCGCGAGCGCCACAACGCCTTGAATCGCGGCCTGTGCCTGACGTGCGTTAATCCGCTGACCAACGACGCCACTTATCAGGCCAACGTGGCCAACTCCGCCAATGATGCGGCCTGGCAGGCAGCCGGCATTGACCCCACCACGCTGCAGACCGTTTATGGCGGCGTGCAGTTTGCCGGTACGAACGGCCAGTCGCGCGATGCCTACAACACCGATTGGTCCAACGTGGGGCCGCGCATCGGCTTCGCCTTCGCGGTGGATCCGAAGACGGTCATCCGCGGCGGCTACGGCATCATGTACTCCTATGGCTTGGAGGGCGGCTCAAGCATCGGCTTTGCGCAGACCACCAACTATACCGCCTCGCTGGATGGCGGCAACACGCCGACCAGCTACTTCCAGTCGGGCAAGCCGTTCTCGACGGGCCTGCTCAAGCCAACTGGAACCAGCCTGGGGCTGCTCACGGATGTGGGCAACGGCACCATTCAGGCTGATTTCCCCGATCGCAAAATCCCGATGGAGCAGATTGTTTCCTTTGGCGTGCAGCGTGCGCTGCCCGGCAACATGGTGCTTGACGTCAAATACGCGGGCAACTTCAGCAGCCGCCTGCGCGTGAATCTGTGGCGCAACGGCGTGGCTACTCTGGCGGCGCTCAAGGCGGCGCAGGCTAATCCTCAAATCTGGGACCAGCAGGTGCCGAATCCTTATTACGGCGTGGCTGCGATGTCGGGTCCGGGGCAGTGCGGAACGTCCAGCACCGTCGAGGCCATTGCGCTCATTTTGCCGGGATCGCAATACTGCAGCCCCGGCGGGTACGGCCTTGTGGGGCAATACAATGCTCCGCTGGGACGCAACTGGTATGACGGTCTTGAGGTGAAGCTCGATCGCGAGGCCACCGGGCGCGGACCGAGTTTTCATCTGGCCTACACCTACTCCAAGACCATCAATGGTGATGGCTACGAGAATGGCTGGCCCTATCAGGATCCCTTCCAGATTCACTGGCTCGCCGGCACCGACCGCACGCATGTCTTCTCACTGACTACGGTGTGGAATCTACCGGTGGGGCGTGGAGGATGGATCGCGACACGTCCGAATCGCGCGGTCGGAGTCCTGATCAACGACTGGACCCTGAGCGGCGTCTTCAATGCGCAGAGCGGCACGCCGGTCGGTCTCAATACCGGCTACTACTACACCTGTCCGTCGCAGAGCTTCCGCCCGAAAAACGGAACCTCGGTAGGCCAGGGCCACTGGTTCAACAATGATGAGAGCTGCTGGCGGGGCATTCCCCAATGGGGGCTCATGAATCTTCCGGGAACCACAGCGCAGGTGCGCAATCCGACGATTCCGAGCCTGAATCTCTCCATCCAGAAGACGACTGCGATCTGGAACAATCTGAAGTTCCAGATTCGCCTTGATGCCTTCAACGCTCTCAACTCGGTGTTGTTTGGCGGCCCGGATACGAACCCCGGCGACGGGCCGGCCACCTTCAGCCCCAACGCCGGCTGGAGCGGCTTTGGAACCGTCGGGCCGCAGCAACAGAACTTCCCAAGACAACTGCAGATATCGGGGAAGGTCTTCTTTTAG